Proteins encoded in a region of the Benincasa hispida cultivar B227 chromosome 2, ASM972705v1, whole genome shotgun sequence genome:
- the LOC120070591 gene encoding transcription factor bHLH79, whose translation MDPPLVNESSFSAANPSAYSLASIWPFGGEQGGSALGLRMANLVQNLSGFSESSTNRDGSMEESTVTEQSGGGRKRKDVSSEDESSRMVSTSSANQLSNSKGKRMKVVESRDENDGIKAEVEPSSADGKKMAEQSPKPEPPKDYIHVRARRGQATDSHSLAERARREKISERMKILQDLVPGCNKVIGKALVLDEIINYIQSLQRQVEFLSMKLEAVNSRMNISPGLEGFTVKNIVNQPYDAAGILYGSQAARDYTQGAQPEWLHMQIGGSFERTS comes from the exons ATGGATCCTCCACTTGTTAATGAATCCTCCTTCTCCGCTGCGAATCCTTCTGCTTACAGTTTGGCCTCGATTTGGCCTTTTGGGGGGGAGCAGGGAGGGAGCGCATTGGGGCTTCGAATGGCTAATTTGGTTCAGAATCTTAGTGGGTTTTCTGAGAGCTCCACGAATCGCGATGGATCAATGGAAGAATCGACAGTGACAGAGCAGAGTGGCGGTGGGAGGAAGAGGAAGGATGTGAGCTCCGAGGATGAATCTTCGAGAATGGTTTCCACTAGTAGTGCTAATCAATTG AGTAACTCAAAAGGTAAACGGATGAAAGTAGTGGAATCCAGAGATGAAAATGATGGTATAAAAGCTGAAGTAGAACCTAGCTCAGCTGATGGTAAGAAGATGGCCGAGCAAAGCCCAAAACCCGAACCACCAAAAGATTACATTCATGTCAGAGCAAGAAGGGGCCAAGCAACTGATAGTCATAGTTTAGCAGAAAGA GCGAGAAGAGAGAAGATCAGTGAGAGAATGAAAATTTTGCAGGACTTGGTTCCAGGTTGTAACAAG GTTATTGGAAAAGCACTTGTCCTTGATGAGATAATAAATTACATCCAATCACTGCAACGTCAGGTCGAG TTCCTCTCCATGAAGCTTGAAGCTGTGAATTCCAGGATGAACATAAGCCCTGGCCTAGAAGGTTTTACTGTAAAAAAT ATTGTTAATCAACCGTATGATGCAGCTGGAATATTATATGGTTCACAAGCAGCAAGAGATTATACCCAAGGTGCACAACCTGAATGGTTGCATATGCAGATTGGTGGAAGTTTTGAAAGAACGTCTTAG